In the Salvia splendens isolate huo1 chromosome 16, SspV2, whole genome shotgun sequence genome, TGCTTTGGAACTCAGAAAAACAGATATAAGTAGTGGATCCAAATATCATACTCCTATGATGTTTAGCCATTGATTTCAGTTATGGAGTATGGGCGGTGAAAACGGGAGGCGGTTGAACATTATTATTGCTAATCTTTCAGACAACTGGGGCGAGAAGCCTACATCGCCTTTTCCAATTGTGAATTGTGAAAGAATCAGCATTAGTGAGACCAAGCAACAAGGAAATGGAAGAAGCCCTGCAAAAATTGCTCCGGTTGAGCCATCGTTCAGGTTGGAGAAACCCCCCATTGCTGATTCCTCTCCGGGATCAATCAAAGATGTTGCTTGTGATCCCTTGGTGCTGACTGAATCCCCTGCCATCCAAGTGATGGAAAGGCCTAAAGACTCTGATCCCAGCGCTGCCCCTACGGCTAGTCCAAACCGGTGGAGTCTTGATTCGGGTGATTCTTTGTTCAGCATCCACATGGAGAATGACGGCATCTCCAAGGAGCGTTCGTTGAGTATAAGTGGAGACATTGGGGAACTATCCCTGTCCGAAGCATATCTGCCTCGAATATCTCCCAAGTCAGGGGAGTTGCATCAATCAGTAAAATCATCACACACTTCCCCTGCTGCAGCAAAAGCCATAGAGAAGTCGCAAAGGGACGTGAAAGAAGACGTTTCTCATCAACCGACATGTGACCCCCCAGAGGCTTCCATAAGTATCCACACAGACTCAAATCTCCCAAGTTCTAAGGATTCTTCGGTTCCTCCATTGTGAGTGCCCTTGTTCTTGATCTGTTATTTCCTTTCCGAGTATGACTTATATGAGTTTTGTGCTGTGCTAGGATGTGTAGCTGCAGCTGTGGCCATTGGTTTCATTGGTCAAGGTGTTCGAGTTGTTGCATAAGCTGCCCTAGCTGCTGCAGTAAGTGCTATTTTTCGAGTTCTTGCTGCTCTTGCTGCTGCTACAAGCAGAACCGACAGACGAAGAGAACCCGTCCTGTTTCTTCTTACGTGtgagcttctctctctctctgattgAAGTGTTTTTTCGATGTATTTAGCATGTGCAATGCAGGTTGATGGGTAGGGGTGTAGCCAGTCCCAGAAAACATAAGGTTTAATTGGTTGTTTGAAGAAGTTTTTGGTGAAACCGTTGCCGAAATTGGGAGCTCTAAACGGCACTATTGTGTGTGTGaagtatcaattttattgatgaTGAGAGGATATTTGATGGCTGCTCGTTTAAATTTGTAATCTTGTAGAATTTACAGAAACTGAAAATGTTAAACCTGGATTAATTCATTTCTCTTTTAATTTGTTCCACTTATGATATGAAATATAGGAGTGTTTGATTTAGGCACCCACAATTTAGATTTTTACCTAATCTGGATAGatctgaaaattttgaattcttaTGAAAAATGAATCTAAACTGAGTCGAATTTTCTGAAAGTTAACTATGAGATCCAATCTAAATCgaaaaattagaaatttgtACTCCATATAAATACTCATAAATCCAAAAATTATAAACTCGTTTTTTCTTCAGACAGATGGAAGAAACAAATTCACATAATGACTAGCCAAAGATATCTTATATAGTTGTATTAAAAAAATCGCAACACATCTTAACTGATTTCATGGAAATTTTTAACATAATCAATTGATCTTCGGATAGAACAAATGTCAATTCCACTTTGTCAACTTCTATCTTCTCTTTAATAAAATGTGTCTTCACCTCAATATAGTATTTAGTTTGATATTGATGAACCGAATTTTCAAATATGTTGTTCATAGTCTTATCATCTTTACTAGCATATGATTTTTACGGAGAAAAACTAATCTCATTCAACAATTGCGAGTCACACTAAATACGGCGCGAAAGTAGGGAAATGGTATGACTATGATTATTTGTAAGTAATTGCATAAACGTAGTTTATAatctatactactactatatatcgCTTTGCATGTTCAAGTGAGATATTTTCCGACACCCTAACGAAGAATTCATATTTCATTCTAAAGTTAGGTACAAAGGATAAGCAAGAAAACTACCACCTCAATTAATCAATAGTagtatactagtagtattacttTTTTTAGGACTGCCATGATGGATTATATATCAAGTTCGTCACCTTGTCATAGAAATTCCAATatggataataataataataataattattattattattagatttCTTGTTGAATTATTCATCACATATTATGCTCCAGTCCTCAATTTATATTTATGCTGCAGGATGCTGACACGAACAACCTTTACAAATTTAAACGTTTTTATAGTGCActtaatttaaagaaaaataattgaatgtaGTATAACGGCATATATAATTGAAATCATATCCATCACGAATAATTTGGCCGAAGGATTCAAGTAAAGGTTAAGCGCATTATGCCCCTCTCAAGGAATATTGTCGACACTTAACATATCAAATCAATGGTTCATAATTACTGTTTTAATTCTTATCCAATCAATGGTCCATAATAATGTTTTAGTTTGTATCTAATCATATGTTTATAAACATTAGTAgtacatatatttttattatctcaaattttcataattttctgTTGTATGAAAATTCCATCTTGAATACTATACTAATTATGAGCAATTAAGGGgaatttcatcttcattctttgaATGTATAAATGGTATACGAATATATCATAATGCATTTCTTTATCTATTTTTCACTAAATTAAAGTTTGTGGCGAGCAACGTGTGTGCCTAACTCGGCAAAAAATATTATAGTGGAGACAGCCCAAATCCCACCCTCTAATCAATAGGCATATGGAAAAACTATAAATAACCACCATTTTAGGTATGCTACTTCTTTTGATTGAATTCTGATTTGACTCGGTTTCAAGATTCTTGTTCACCCCTTCTTCACTGTTTTCTCTGATCTCGATTAAAATCCATTAATAATATTGAAGTACTCAATTTCATACaatgaatgaaaataaaatgagtGAATTTTTGACGACGTAGATGCTTATTAAGATACAGAGGGAGTGTCCTCCTAGGCCTcagcacatatttttatatatttaatttttattgtagtaattaaattagataaaaaaaaatactactactactcacGTAGTTGATTATATAATCTTACTTTCTACATTTATTAGGTTTGTCACTTGGATATGGTCGAAAGGATTATtccattaaattatttatagatTACTCTCTTTGTTAGTAGGAGTATACAATTAAACTACTCTtttgttatttgatttatttagtgcacgttgaaaatttatttatttatttattaaagaaATTAGAAAAGAAGAAGACGGCGCCGATAGGTGGGATTTCTCTGACAACAGACAAGCGGCAGTTAAGTTAAAGTCAACCCATCTATGCTAATCTCCAACGAATATCTGTTAATTAGCCTAATTTAATCCCAATTAAGCGTCCACATTGACAAACTAGCTACATTACATATTAATCCAAAAATTGAAAGTGGGATAAATTTGACCACTTGTCGTTGTATAGTGTAATCCACTTTGAATATTTTGCCTTTTTCTCATTATTTATTTGCCTCTATCCCCTTCCAATCTCACTTAATCCACACACCTATTTTCCACTTTTTCAGCACTTACATTTTAGATGGTGCGGCAATGGAGAGGTGGAGATAGCTGGGAGGCCGGCGGCGCCGCGGCCTACGGCGGAGCTATTCTCGCGCTGTGGGCGGTTTTGGTCAGCCTCGTCCTTATCACGGCCGTCGTATTTTCGTGCGCTGGCGGCGCGTCGGGAGACAACACCTCGGCCGCTGATTCGTACGGCGGCGCGGCATGCGGCGGCGCCTGTGGCGCCGGCTGCGGCGGATGACGGCTCACCAAATGACCTTCTGATTGCTAATTTGATGTGGAAATTGTTACTTAGAAGTGACGTGTATGAATGAAACGTAACAAAGCGATTTGTAAATTATTCAAGAATCTTGAATGCTCACTTCCTTCATCAATTCATGGAATCTCCAATGCTATCAAtacttaattattattatcagaAAGCAAAAACATAATACATTTATATTCGTGGGGTTATTATTATTGGTGTTCCACGTTTAGTAAGTATTACCAATTTTATTTTcatgtaatttatttaaattttaatatcttataaaatattagtattaatatcatcaattttataaatatataaaactatattttttctttatttcaaataaatgaataaatattaagttttaatgtaatttataaaattagtgATCTCAGTAATCATTTGAGATATtatgattaaaataaatatatacagaacaaaaaaaaaagagtaactAACTAAACGTGAAAAGGttttattctctttattttatttatttatttatcaatccAAAATCAATTTGAGACTcaattactcccttcatccgcCATTAAACATCACACTTTGATCGGGCTTAATAGAATGTGACGGAAATGAGTTAGTAAAAGGTGTAGTCCATTGCCAAAAGAGTAAAAAGTAATTGTGATAAGTATTGACTGACAACCCGAAAAGGAAATTAGTGACAGTTACGgttgatggagggagtatcattttacatctatgaattaaaatcatgcactctctGAATATCATACAAgaaaataaacacaaaaaatattttcatttatgtACTTTCTGAATGATCTGCATCTCCACAGTTCTGTATCACAAATTCAACACACGTAAATCCAGATACAATCGTTCGTTTCAAGCACCAAACATCGAAATTGAGatacaatataaaaaataataattaaatctaTGTAAAAAACCACATTATTTAGAGTATTCCAGAAGAGACATTTTCAATCATAAACCTGTATATAAAAAAGACATTGTTTAGTTTAGAGCATTCCTTGAGTCTTCCTGATTTGAGTAGACGATATATCCATTCGAAACTTCTCCGGTGGAATCGGAATAAACAGATCCCTTAGCTCTGCCGGAATATCAAGATCATCAACAACCTAAAACACCATGCAACGCACTTTACTTTCACCTCTAAAATTATTAAAACATGAAACAAAAACAGTTAAAACCAAAGGATTTTGAAACTAACCTTAAACTTGCCGTCTATGTTCCGACCAGCAACGAGGAAGACACAGCCTGTGCTTTTGCAACCTAATAATGTTTCTAACATTCTCCCATAATCGCCACTATAATACTTGGGCTGTCAAGAGCACAACAAATTTCTGTGTTAGGTTAAACACAATTGcatatttttacatttttttctttttctttttctttttcttttcctgaAGACTACATAAAGTGGAGTAATACATTCTTTCACTAAAGTAGTATATTCTTAAGGGAATCACATCCAAATTGGCAAGAGACATATATGTATAAGGGAATCACTCACGATATCTCAGAGATAAGGTGATAAGTTAAGCTCTTTAGAAAACAGAGAtaagcctttgtataaatatcTCACAGTTGTGGGCTAGAAATGTTGCACAAGAGCATATGAGCatgaaaaacaaaaagaaatggaATAGTCCGGAATAAAGAGCCAAAAAAAGGAAGCAGATAGTAGAATACTAGATGTTGATCGAGTCCCTTACATTTATAAGCCTTGCTGCAGTGTCAGCACTCAGCACCAATCACGAAAGCGCTGCCGGGGAAAAGTTCGGCTTTCTTGTAGAAATATGGCTGGTTGGATATTATGACAGTCTTCCCTGGATTCGGAAGATACAGCACGTCAATAGCTTCATTAGTTGTATTTATACTAAAGAAGGGTTGGGCGATATTTTTACACTGTTACACAAATTTTAGAAATATAGTACTATGACATTACAAAGTTACACACCAACATTTATATAGGTATGGAAATGTGTTCATTGTGAGCACAAAATCACTAGAAAGAAAACACAATTCTACTAGCAAGTCTGGAGGTCATGAGTTAACCTcaccaactttttcaaattGCATAACACGTCGTTTGATTTCAGACACGGTAAGTGGAGGTTTGTCTGCATTCACTGCTGACAACTCAAAGCATGGGTATCCTTCACCAAGAATGCTGCACAAGACGGTAATGTAACTACAGTTATTAAAAATGCATGTCAAGAGATAGGATGAAATTATAATGTTAGTATGATTGCATTTAAATAGATGGTCGGATATCCTTAGCACAACCATACTCATTTTAGCATTGCAATCATGTGAGACAAGGATAGAATCCACTCCTATAATGGTCCCAGGAAAACTTCTATGGGTCAAGGTAcgtaagaaaagaaaaaattactTCACAGCAACTTCCAAGAGTTTTAGGTGGCCATCATGCAACGGATTAAAAGAGCCAGGGAGAATTATCTTCCTTTCAGCCGTCGAAAAATCTGCACAACATTCCCTTCACACTGAACAATGGAGTCACCATAAATGATCTAATCTTGAATCTGCACTAAGCTTAAACCGTACCACTTGAAAAGGGGTAAACCTTAAAGCATATTTCACCATTGATAAGTTGCTCCAACTCCTAATCTTCGTTGAATTGCAATTTATATTCATCAGGAACTTCAGAATCAGTTAGCTCGGAGACGAATGTTGTCGGAACCTTGCAAGCATATGCTATTGCCTACAAACAGGTGACgaaaaattatgatattttacaaaaataaacaGGGGAAACGAACATCTCactattttatcaattaaattCAATATAGAATAATGCATAAACTCAAAAACATCCAAATTAAGATTAGAGAATTTCATGCTCCACAACCAAGTTTCCATTAATCACTAAATAGATCAAGAAACATGATGGTAATATGTGGGAATCTCTGACAATAGTTGAAGCAGAATAACAAAGAACATAGTGATAAAGGAAACAGATACAGGGACTGGAAAATAATCCCTTTTACTAGGAAAGATTAATATTTCTGTTTCTATTCTTATAGCATAAGTTACGTAACCTGAATGTATGATTTCTTTAACTTATTATACATTCACATTACCTTCAATACAAACTGGCTAGAAACTTTATCCTCTTGTTCACGTGTTCTCATACCCTGAGATAATTGATGTACATAGATGATGGAAAGAACTAAATACAAGCTGTGTGCAAGAATGATGGGAGAATTTATGCATTACCTTAGACAAGGTTACAGTAGATGACCAAAGCTGATCAGATGTTCTAGTAGATACATGAAACCTGAATAAGTTGTACAATTAAAGTCCATTCCATCACAGAAAAATGAATTCTATTCAATAGACTGAAATAATGAAGTAGCAGGTGTAATCATTATTTAAGACCTAAAACACATGGAGTGTTTTAGAACCCTAGAGTCTCCATTAACCGAGATTCATTCTTGGCTTTCTCACATATATCTAGACATACAAACAGTTTACCATGCTTGTCAGGAAAAAATGCACTACTAATTAGCAACTTCCACTCGTTAGCAGGCGATAGTTGTTAGCACAAACATACTATGCTTTGGTTCATATAATTGTCAAATGCAACATAAAGCAGTAAGCAACAGCGAATCACTGCAGACATAAACAACattaatatgaaaatgaatGTGAAATTAATTTGTTACCTGTGATCCCCAAGCTTGGGGCGCGAGCTGGCCAGAGAACCACTGAAACCCACACCTAGCGCAGGAAAACCTGAGTTCAATAAGTGGGCAGTTACTTTGAGTGATAGGATAAACTGATAAAACACATGATTACTTATTGAAGGATAATATGGTCAAAATTGATCAATTCAACAAAGTAAATGGTAGTTTagcttgaattatttttatctatCCATCCTATCACCCAAAGTAAACACTCCCTAAAAGACACATAAGCTCCAAATAGTCATAATATCAAGAATTGGCATTTCTAACACATGTAAAGATTCAGTACTCCTGGCCAATTCTCTCATTATGATAGCCAGACAACTACCTCTTAACAGCTTGGACTAAATAAAGCAGTAAAAACATCAAATACAGTTAGAACTCGAATAAAATTACATTACgggaaacacacacacatactcaACCAACAACCTGGATTATAAAGCACTATAGCTCTATTGTACGCCATTAACGCCATGTCCTCCGCAGTCTGTCGACTGGCGAATTGAGTTGGAACCTTTAAACATCgcaaaaaaaaaaccttttcAGAAGATGAAAACCTAATCCGATTTCACTCAAGAACTTCAAACAAAAATcagcaagaaataaaacaaaaaggaaaaaaataaaaccttGCCGAGTAACTGGACGAGGGACATTCTAGAATACGGCACGACTGCTTCTAGAACAGTATTCGAAGCTCCCGGCACAGACATCAACCACCCGAGCGCCTGCCCGTATGAATTTCATCGGTTACTTCATTCagacatttcatcaaacagCTGTCGTGTAACATATGACgtacaaaaaaatatttgaattaaatTAGGAGTTATCGTCGAAGTTAACCTGAGAACCGCCGCCGGCGAAATGGAGTACGGCCTGAGTGGGAGTGGCGTGGATGGCCTCCACCAGCGCTCGTGCCGAAGCGTCCATAATTAGGCTATCACGGATTGCAAGAGTGTCGTCCCTTTGCGGGTAAAAACGTTAAACGGTGTCGTTTACGTTAAAAGTTTCTCTTATAAACAAAAATCGCTTTAActatcgattttttttttttgttgtataaTGCATTACCATGAAGCTAATCTTAGCAATATGTCTAGACTATAGTATATTTTATCCCTTTTTTAATTCTAAAAAATCATAAACCCaaataataaatactactactataaatttatttgaataatataATATGGTAATAAATAATCTTTAACTAACATAATTTCGCATTGATATTATTTGAATTGAAATAAGTAACAAACTTCTTAACAAGAACAAAAATACGGTAGAAGTATGGATTATATTGCAAGTGGTGTAAACTAAGTTCATTTCACTTTTCAACTagttgaaataataaaaatgtgtaaacttttatttaatatttatactaACAAGTTTGCTAGTTTACGTATCCAatccccttggcctagcggtaaaggatgctggataccgcgttcgtcctggaggtctcgagttcgaaccctacTACTCCTATTAATCTACTCCATTTTTAAAAGTAAATAAGAGATGAAGCGCGCTCCAATTCTAACATGCTCTATTTGATCATCATTATTAATTAAGAGAAGAAGCGCGCACTAAATATAGCCTAGAAAAACTACCCTAACAAACTGAAGTGAACTCCATTCTTTTTAAATGGGAATCGCATTCAATATATTcttctaacattttcaacattTCGCCGGCGCCGGTGATGGTGTGGGTtgacaattgaaacataaaaatgaatataataatatctcacatcggtgtacacaaagagcttaatcaactatataagtctcatgagcCTCTCAttttatcaccaattggttttatgATGGAACTcagtcatatttaactgacccaacagtatatctgggttgaaaccgaaaaaattaaaagtaaataAGAGATGAAGCGCGCTCCAATTCTAACATGCTCTATTTGATCATCATTATTAATTAAGAGAAGAAGCGCGCACTAAATATAGCCTAGAAAAACTACCCTAACAAACTGAAGTGAAC is a window encoding:
- the LOC121770958 gene encoding uncharacterized protein LOC121770958: MGGENGRRLNIIIANLSDNWGEKPTSPFPIVNCERISISETKQQGNGRSPAKIAPVEPSFRLEKPPIADSSPGSIKDVACDPLVLTESPAIQVMERPKDSDPSAAPTASPNRWSLDSGDSLFSIHMENDGISKERSLSISGDIGELSLSEAYLPRISPKSGELHQSVKSSHTSPAAAKAIEKSQRDVKEDVSHQPTCDPPEASISIHTDSNLPSSKDSSVPPLMCSCSCGHWFHWSRCSSCCISCPSCCSKCYFSSSCCSCCCYKQNRQTKRTRPVSSYV